In one Plasmodium falciparum 3D7 genome assembly, chromosome: 14 genomic region, the following are encoded:
- a CDS encoding ATP-dependent Clp protease proteolytic subunit: protein MQGLLLFMLICINFCKCTKIITRYNFITNKINIKRYKKKNNNKSPLYYSYNEHHKYNINIPSLLLSKRIIFLSSPIYPHISEQIISQLLYLEYESKRKPIHLYINSTGDIDNNKIINLNGITDVISIVDVINYISSDVYTYCLGKAYGIACILASSGKKGYRFSLKNSSFCLNQSYSIIPFNQATNIEIQNKEIMNTKKKVIEIISKNTEKDTNVISNVLERDKYFNADEAVDFKLIDHILEKE, encoded by the coding sequence ATGCAAGGcctgttattatttatgttaatttgtataaatttttgtaaatgtacaaaaattataacgagatataattttattacaaacaaaatcaatataaaaagatataaaaaaaaaaataataataaaagtccATTATATTATTCCTATAATGAACATCACAAgtataacataaatataccTTCATTACTTTTAtctaaaagaattatatttttatcatcacctATTTATCCTCATATATCAGAACAAATCATATCACagttattatatttagaaTATGAATCTAAAAGAAAAcctatacatttatatattaacagtACAGGtgatatagataataataaaataataaatttgaaTGGTATAACTGATGTAATATCAATAGTTGatgtaattaattatatatcttcTGATGTGTATACTTATTGTCTTGGAAAAGCGTATGGAATTGCTTGTATATTAGCTAGCAGTGGAAAAAAAGGCTATCgcttttctttaaaaaattccTCTTTTTGTTTAAATCAATCTTATTCTATCATACCCTTTAACCAAGCAACCAATAttgaaatacaaaataaagaaataatgaacaccaaaaaaaaagtaatagaAATAATTTCTAAAAATACAGAAAAAGATACAAATGTTATTTCAAATGTTTTAGAAAgagataaatattttaatgcaGATGAAGCAGTagattttaaattaattgaTCATATACTTGAAAAggaataa
- a CDS encoding N-acetyltransferase, GNAT family, putative, which translates to MNIFKQKENTPNTISHVLMNKHKGKFPEAIVSIRQLEERDINEVRQLLYDHFNSLTLPAVIYWSIQHIYDLLVIIVINYIFFLDLKKIFYFLIIFLIYLYIRAKLEFLNHIRKDCPDLENLYKSYINVEGCNFWVAEVYDNNFGSASRTTCSDIHEREKIILEQEEQEKLLSNNNKGNNNNTLDEKGGEVDQKLFKHNLENNEYNNETQNKVLDHVKENKEININNNKEDNKKDNKKDNKKDNKKDNKKDNNNNNNNNNNNKDNKKEITSNFTSDNNNSNYNNLYYKSNDQINNNSENQKDNVKENLKDTSSTQNVCEEKNNNDTCNEQNKDNNNNNNNNNNNNNNQLSKFNIFKNKKSSNDDKDNNENCSNEKKNKLLFNISEISNRHFMETKRNVSSGFNEIRRNIFNCKVQDEEDFNKNILNKKIVGCVGIVPFKGDNTIAQLVRMVVKKDNRRMRIGSRLLTQLENFAHEQNYNELKVFTNNLNTDSLYFVKQNGFNLSQIVRRGLMRGDLLIWSKILNKDDFYKFNSPEIQSYTNNILD; encoded by the exons atgaatatatttaagcAGAAAGAGAATACACCTAATACTATATCTCATGTTTTGATga ACAAGCATAAAGGAAAATTTCCGGAAGCGATAGTATCAATCAGGCAGTTAGAAGAAAGAGACATAAATGAAGTGAGACAATTGTTGTATGATcattttaattctttaacTTTACCAGCAGTTATATATTGGTCAATACAACATATTTATGATTTATTAGTTATTAtagtaataaattatatattttttttggatttaaaaaaaatattttattttcttataatatttttaatatatttatatataagagCCAAGTTAGAAtttttaaatcatataaGAAAAGATTGCCCAGATTtggaaaatttatataagagTTACATTAACGTGGAAGGATGTAATTTTTGGGTAGCTGAagtttatgataataattttggtTCAGCTAGCCGAACAACGTGTAGTGATATACatgaaagagaaaaaattatattagaaCAAGAAGAACAGGAAAAGttattatcaaataataataaaggaaataataataacaccCTAGATGAAAAGGGTGGAGAAGTGGatcaaaaattatttaaacataatttagaaaataatgaatataataatgaaacaCAAAATAAAGTATTAGATCATGTGAAAGAAAATAAGGAAATcaatattaacaataataaagaagataataaaaaggacaacaaaaaggataataaaaaagataataaaaaggataataaaaaagataataataataataataataataataataataataaagataataaaaaagagatTACTTCTAATTTTACGtctgataataataactctaattataataatttatattataaatcaaATGATCAAATTAATAACAACAGTGAAAATCAAAAAGATAatgtaaaagaaaatttgAAAGATACATCATCTACACAGAATGTGtgtgaagaaaaaaataataatgacacatgtaatgaacaaaataaagacaataataataacaataataataataataataataataataatcaattaagtaaatttaatatttttaaaaataaaaaaagtagtaatgatgataaagataataatgaaaattgttctaacgaaaaaaaaaataaactattatttaatataagtGAAATATCAAATAGACACTTTATGgaaacaaaaagaaatgtTTCATCAGGATTTAATGaaataagaagaaatatatttaattgtaAAGTACAGGATGAAGaagattttaataaaaatatcctaaataaaaaaattgtagGATGTGTAGGTATAGTACCGTTTAAAGGTGACAATACAATTGCACAACTTGTTCGTATGGTtgtaaaaaaagataatagaAGAATGAGAATTGGTAGCCGATTATTAACTCAATTAGAAAATTTTGCACAtgaacaaaattataatgaattaaAAGTTTTTACTAACAATTTAAATACTGATAGCTTATATTTCGTTAAGCAAAATGGTTTTAATTTATCTCAAATTGTTAGGAGAGGTCTAATGAGAGGtgatttattaatatggTCAAAAATACTTAATAAAgatgatttttataaatttaattctCCAG AAATACAGAgctatacaaataatatcttGGATTGA
- a CDS encoding histidine triad protein, putative → MEKYKNILEKLEWYKNKSSEKYEFGIYEIDKREVFITTKYSYGFVNNKPLLPGHILLTTLKKKKHYNDLDIEEIIDINLLCNFMCYIMGNLFNTTDFSIAIQDGKEAGQTVDHVHIHIIPRKINDYKNNDNIYNDMNKINLGYGKNIICNSCNNTINVCSQNEIERNFKLEEFNTSIRSIEQMEEEANLIKSYINEKFSS, encoded by the exons atggaaaaatataaaaacatacttGAAAAATTAGAAtggtataaaaataagagttctgaaaaatatgaattcgGTATATATGAAATTGACAAAAGGGAGGTATTTATAACTACTAAATATTCTTATGgttttgtaaataataagCCATTATTACCTggtcatatattattaacaactttaaaaaaaaaaaaacactaCAATGATTTAGATATAGAAGAAATTATcgatataaatttattatgtaaTTTTATGTGTTATATTATGGGCAACTTATTTAATACAACTGATTTCTCTATTGCTATTCAAGATGGCAAAGAAGCAGGGCAAACTGTTGATCATGttcatattcatataataccAAGGAAAATTAATGAttacaaaaataatgataatatttataatgatatgaataaaattaaCTTAGGCtatggaaaaaatattatatgtaattcTTGCAATAATACAATTAATGTATGTTCTCAAAATGAAATAGAACGAAATTTTAAACTGGAAGAATTCAa tacaTCCATTAGATCAATTGAACAAATGGAAGAGGAAGCTAACTTAATTAAATCATACattaatgaaaaattttcatcttaa